The Palaemon carinicauda isolate YSFRI2023 chromosome 37, ASM3689809v2, whole genome shotgun sequence genome contains a region encoding:
- the LOC137629501 gene encoding uncharacterized protein — protein MEFMAAYYIYLQVTKQSIKPLVIQKRTVRLSRTSFVEYMRSKNFYLRERATRKPTLKNILKRLHGGSLPDSLEKYQNLLFQTLSIFHVGEVEVPETAKIGALKLLEKSGLKDKDSFLKVMHNIKCNDRISRWIAQRFNLFDKNTLISDSSFESYIALLAATDPPLPNIDEIRIDIVLQEACSGFEVLSNHLCRHQVFPRKIFLRNHYEEFSSPNTEETESIKILLSKDCWRYKGIWSPKFLMPSYMEDLYVRLPNHASLDAFCESLEKTKRIRYLKIHFSVNDVSSVSRPIPSVQGNPNVDVYVSDVKEEDTEKVGDILRALQPQDASSSFYEIRFPRCSLRSPEEFIRLLGSLEGVRVRFSICLPTEKEPDENALREEMDLRAKDSTGCRFDIEWREERMMFS, from the exons ATGGAGTTTATGGCTGCTTACTACATCTATTTGCAGGTGACAAAACAGAGTATAAAGCCACTGGTAATTCAAAAAAGGACTGTAAGATTATCTCGGACTTCGTTTGTGGAATATATGCGGTCCAAAAATTTTTATCTAAGAGAAAGGGCAACAAGAAAGCCTACACTGAAAAATATCTTGAAAAGGCTGCATGGAGGCtctctccctgactctctggagaaGTATCAAAACCTACTTTTCCAGACCCTCAGCATTTTCCACGTGGGGGAAGTGGAGGTGCCAGAGACTGCCAAGATCGGGGCACTGAAACTCTTGGAGAAGTCAGGATTGAAGGACAAAGACTCCTTCCTGAAAGTCATGCACAATATCAAGTGCAACGACAGAATCTCACGCTGGATAGCGCAGAGGTTCAACTTGTTTGATAAGAACACTCTTATCAGTGACTCATCATTCGAGTCTTACATTGCCCTTCTCGCAGCCACTGATCCCCCTCTACCAAACATAGATGAAATTAGAATTGACATAGTCCTCCAAGAAGCTTGCTCCGGCTTTGAGGTACTAAGTAATCACCTCTGCCGACACCAGGTTTTCCCAAGGAAAATATTCCTCAGAAATCATTATGAAGAATTTTCATCACCCAACACAGAAGAAACAGAGTCAATCAAGATTCTATTAAGCAAAGA TTGCTGGAGATACAAAGGCATCTGGAGCCCAAAGTTCCTAATGCCATCATATATGGAGGATCTGTACGTGAGGCTTCCAAACCATGCCAGCCTCGACGCCTTTTGTGAATCATTGGAAAAAACAAAAAGGATTAGATATTTAA AGATCCACTTCAGTGTCAATGATGTCAGTAGCGTCTCTCGCCCGATCCCCTCCGTGCAGGGGAATCCAAATGTCGATGTTTATGTCAGCGATGTCAAGGAAGAAGACACCGaaaaggttggggacatccttcgggcatTACAACCACAGGATGCAAGCAG TTCATTTTATGAAATCCGATTTCCCCGGTGTTCCCTGAGGAGCCCAGAGGAGTTCATCAGACTTCTGGGCTCATTAGAGGGAGTCAGAGTGAGATTCAGCATCTGTCTCCCAACGGAAAAAGAACCAGATGAGAATGCATTACGGGAAGAGATGGATCTTAGGGCAAAGGATTCCACTGGATGCAGATTTGATATTgaatg GAGAGAAGAGAGAATGATGTTTTCTTGA